In the Bacteroidia bacterium genome, one interval contains:
- a CDS encoding elongation factor P: NQGDVIRVNTETGEYVERA, encoded by the coding sequence AATCAGGGTGATGTTATTAGGGTAAATACGGAAACCGGAGAATACGTGGAAAGAGCGTAA